The DNA window GCCGGGCGATGCCAAGGCGGGGCAGGCGGTGTTTGCGGGCAAGGGCGCCTGCATTGCCTGCCACAAGGCCGGCGCCCTCGGGGCCTCGCCCGTGGGCCCCGACCTGACTCAGCTCGCGCGGATCCAGACGCCCGAGTACATCATGGGCAAGATCCTGAACCCGGCCGGCATGGGGACGGTGGCCGGATATCCGCCCGGGGTCATGCCATCGACCTTTGGCCAGACGCTCACGGCCCGCGAGTACCTCGACCTGGTCTCGTTCCTCCTCACCCTCAAGGGTGACGGGGCCGCGACGGCGAAGAGATAGGCGCATGGGCCTCTTCCGCTCGAGGCTGTTCCAGTCGGTGCTGGTCCTCGTCGTGACCTTCGCCGTGTTCCGGTTCGCCATCCGGCCACCGGCGCCCTGGAGCGTGATCACCCTGTACATGGGCGTCGTCCTCCTGGCGCTCCTGGTCTACGTCTCCTCCGACGGGGACTCCTGGCGGGCCTTCGTGGCGCCGCTGCGCGCCCTGCTGGTGGACGACTCTCTGATGCCGATCCGCGTGGTGGCCATGATCGTGCTGCCGCTCGGGCTCGGCTACTACGCCTACAGCCAGGCGGCGGCCACCGTGGAGGCCCCGCCCGAGCTGCGGGCCGTGCACCCCGCGCCGCCGGCGTCGATCTCGTTCCGCGGCAAGCCGCTGGACATCCAGGGGCTCGACAACCCGCTCCGGAAGGACGCGGCCGGCCTCAAGCAGCACGCGGCCGAAGGGGGGAGCATCTACATCAAGAACTGCATGTACTGCCACGGCGACAATCTGGACGGCGCCGGCCCCTTCGCGCACGCCTTCAACCCGCCGCCGGCCAACTTCCAGGACCCCGGGACCATAGCGATGCTGCAGGAGGCCTACCTCTTCTGGCGCATCGCCAAGGGCGGCCCGGGGCTGCCGAAGGAGTCCACGCCCTGGAACTCCGTCATGCCGGCCTGGGAGGACCGGCTCAGCGCGGAGGAGATCTGGAAGGTCATCGTGTATCTCTACGACGCCACGGGGTATCAGCCGCGGCGCTGGGAGGAGGGCGGCGAGCCCAAGCACTCGCGGCTCGCGGTTCCCGTGAAGCTCGCGGGGCTTCCCGGGATGGGCCTGCTGACCCCGCGGGCAGTCGAGGCCCAGCAGGTGGGCGATCCGGCCCAGGGCAAGGCCGTGTATGAGAAGAAGTGCCTGCTCTGCCACGGGGAGAAGGGCGACGGCGCCGGACCCGGCGCGCCGCTGCTCGAGCCGCGGCCGCGCGACTTCACCAAGGGCAAGTTCAAGATCCGCACGAGCGCCTCGGGGCAGGTCCCCACCGACGCCGATCTCTTCCGCATCATCACGGAGGGCATGCCGGGAACCACCATGCCCGGCTGGAAGGGGCTGTCGGAGAAGGACCGCTGGAGCCTGGTCGCCTACCTCAAGACCTTTGCGCCCGAGGCCTTCAAGGAGGCGCCGAAGCGGGCCGTGCTGCCGAAGGAGGTGGCCGCATCGAAGGAGTCGCTGGCCCGGGGCAAGGAGATGTTCGAGGCCATCGAGTGCCACAAGTGCCACGGGGCCGGCGGGCGGGGCGATGGGCCCTCGGCCGCGGAGCTGCGGGATGATTGGAAGCACCCGGTGCGGCCCGCCAACCTGACGAAGCCGTGGAACTTCCGCGGTGGCAGCAGCACGAAGGAGATCGCCACGCGGCTGGCCACCGGGCTCATGGGCACGCCGATGCCGACCTTCATCGACAGCGTGGAGAAACCCGAGGACATCTGGCATGTGGCCAATTACGTGAAGGCGCTCGGGACGGACAAGCCGGCCTTCGCCACGATGCTGACAGTCCGGGCCGTCGCGGGCCCGATCCCGGACGACCCGGCGGCCGCCTTCTGGAGGCAGCAGCCGGCGGCGGTCTTCCCGCTGGCGGGGCAAGTGATCGTGGAGCCGCGCAACGTCAATCCCTCCATCGACACGGTCACGGTGCGCGCCGTCTACACCGGCACCGAGATCGCCTTCCACCTCAGCTGGGACGATCCGACGAAGTCCATGCCCGATGCCACGGCCAAGACCTTCGCCGACCAGATCGCGCTGCAGCTGGCGGCCCGGCCCGCCGAGGGCAGCGAGCGCCCCTACGTGCTCATGGGCGACGGATCGAGCCCCGTCTACCTGCTCCGCTGGGCGTCGGACGCCGGCGTGGGGGAGGCCAGTGCCTCGGGACTCGGCACGCTCGCTCCGCAGACGGGTCAGGCCGTCCAGGCCACGGGCGGGGCGGTCTTTGCCGACGGCCAGTACCGGCTGGTGATCAAGCGGCCGCGCGTCACCAAGGATCCCGGGGATCCCGCGTTCCCGGTCGGGCGGTTCCTCTCCGTGGCGGTCATGGCCTGGGACGGCGGGGCCGGAGAAACGGAGAGCAAGCTGTCGTTCTCGTCGTGGTATTACCTCCGCCTGGAGGAGCCAGGCTCAACCACCCCCTACCTCATCCCCCCGCTGGTGGTCCTCGTCGCCGCCGCGCTGGAGCTGCTCGTGGTCCGGCGCGCGCGGGGGCGGGCTTCCGCGGAGCCAAGGAGACCCAACTGATGCGTCATTGGACAGCTGTGCTATGCGCGTTCGGCCTGGCCGCCGCCCTGGTCTGGGCCGGCTCGACCCCCGTCACCGCCCAGGGGGCGGGCTCCATCGTGGGCGAGGTGAAGTTCTCGGGGACCCCGCCAGCCGCCAAGAACCTCAAGGTCGACAAGGACTCCGAGGTGTGCGGCAGCGACAAGCCGAGCGAGGAGCTCGTGGTGGGCGCCAGCAAGGGGATCAAGAACGCCGTGGTGTCGCTGGCCGGCGCCAAGGGCCCGGCGCCCAAGCCCGCTCAGAAGCCGGCGCTGGACCAGAAGAAGTGCCACTTCGCCCCGCACGTCCTGGTGGTCCCGGCGGGGGCCGAGGTGGACATCCTCAACTCCGACGGCATCCTGCACAACCTCCACACCTTCTCCGCGGCCAACTCCGCGATCAACAAGGCCCAGCCCAAGTTCAAGAAGGTGATGACCGAGAAGTTCGACAAGCCCGAGGTCATCAAGGTACAGTGCGACGTGCACAGCTGGATGTCGGCCTGGATCGTCGTGGCCGACCACCCCTACTACAGCGTCACCGACGAGGGCGGCACCTTCAAGCTCGACAACGTGCCCCCCGGCAAGCACAAGGTGGAGGTCTGGCACGAGAGTCTGGGCAAGCTGAGCCGGGAGGTCGAGGTCAAGGCCGGCGCCCCCACGAAGGTCACCTTCGAGCTGAGCAAGAAGTAGCCGGCGCCCGAGGAGCGGCGCACACTCTCACGGGCGCCTGTGTTGCCGTGAGCGGTGTGCCGCTTCTCGGGCATCATGCGGAGGATCCCATGCTCAAACGGTATCGCGACATCGCGGGAGACGGCGGCTCCAATATCGTGGGACAGGTGGAGGCGCTCACCGGCCGGGTGCGGGCCCGGATGGCCCGGGTCCGCCGACGGCTGGCCGTCACCAGCGGAAAGGGTGGTGTGGGCAAGAGCATGCTCACCACCAATCTGGCGATCCTGCTGGCGGCTGATGGATGGCGGGTCGGCGTGCTCGACGCCGACCTCAACGGCCCCTGTCTCGCGCGCATGCTCGGGATCCGTGGCCCGGCCCTCCGCCTCTCGCCCGAGGGCCTCCACCCCGCCGAAGGGCCGCTCGGCATCAAGGTGCTCTCCATGGATCTCCTCCTTCGTGAGGGGCCCGTGCCGCTCGTCTGGGAAGCTCCGACCCAGGACCACAGCTTCGTCTGGCGTGACACCATGGAAGCGACCGCGCTTCGGGAGCTGCTGGCCGACACGGTCTGGGGAGATCTCGACGTGCTCCTGCTCGACCTGCCACCGGGGGCGCCGAGGTTGCCGGCCCTTGCCGGACTCCTCGCCGACCTCGACGGAGCCCTGGTGGTCACCATTCCGTCGGAGGTGTCCCGGCTCGTCGTCGAGCGGGCCGTGGAGCTGGCGCGAGCCCATGCCGTGAGACTGCTCGGGCTCGTGGAGAACATGGCGGGCCACCTCTGCCCGCACTGTGGCGCCGTCGGGGATCTCTTCGTCCGCGATGACGGCCCACTCGAGGTTCCCGGCCTTCCGACCCTGGCCAGGATCCCCTTCGACCCACGAATCGCCCACTGCGCGGACCGCGGACGCCCGTACGCCGTGGAGCATGCCGACACCGCGGCGGGCCTGGCCTTGCGCGCGCTGGCCACCCAGGTGCGGACGCTGCTCTCTCCGGCGGAGGCGGCCCGGTGAAGCTTCTCTGCGTCGCATGCAACGAGCCCATGCAGGTCAGTTCGGTAGAGGGCCCCGAGGAGGGATCCGTCAGCGTCAGCTTCGGATGTGCGACCTGCGGCCAGCGAGTCGCCCTGCTCACCAATCCCCTGGAGACCCAGCTCGTCCGGTCCCTCGGAGTGAAGATCGGAGGACAGAGCGTGGGTCACGAGCCGCTCGAGGTGGTCCGGGCGAGCCTGGCGCCGCAGAGCCAGGGCGCGCTCCACGCCGCGGAAGGGGAGGCCGTGGTCTGGACCGAGGAGGCCAACGCGCGCCTCCAGCGCCTGCCGCCGATGGCCCGGCCCATGGCGCGCACGGCCATCGCCCGGTACGCGCGGGAGCACGGCGTCACGACGGTGACCCCAGAGCTGATGGACGAGTACCGGGCGCATGCTGGTTTCTGAAGGGGCGACGAGTCGGCGGTGGGTGGTCGTGCCGGTGCTGGCCGCGGCGGTGATGCTGACCGCCTCGGCGCCGGTCCATGCGCAGTTACAGACGCTCCCGCCGGTCAGGGTCGGAGTCATCCAGCCGCTGTCCGGTCCGGCCGCCACCTCCGGCACCTACGTCCGCATGGGCGCCGAGATCGCGCGCGACCGACTCAACGCCCGCGGCGGCGTGCTGGGCGGCCGCCGGCTCGAGCTGGTGATCGAGGACAACAAGTCCGACCCCGCGGAGACGGCGAGCGCGGCGGAGAGGCTCATCGTCCGCAGCAAGGTGCGCGTGATCATGGGCGCGGGTGATGACGCGATGACGCTCGCGGCGATGCCGAAGATCGAGGAGCGCGGGGTCCCCATGGTCGTCGAGAGCGCCAGCGGCGCGCCGATCACCACCCGCGGGAACCCCTGGGTCTTCCGCCTCAGCCCACCCCCGGAGATGCAAGCCTTCGGGTTCGAGCCGCACGTGGGCAAGCTCGGCGTCAAGCGCGCCGATTTTCTCGTGGTCAACAGCGACCGGGGGCGCAGCACGGCCACTGCGTTCGGCGACATGCTGAAGCAGAACGGGGCGGCGGTCGGTGTCACCGAGGTCATGGAGGCGTCCGCGACCGACATGAGCGCCCAGCTCGCGAGGATCAAGGCCACGGGTTCCGACACCCTGTTCCTGGCGAGCGGCGTCGAGCAGATCGCGCTGGCGATGAAGCAGGCGCACGAGCAACGCCTCGCGCGGAGGATCGTCACCATCGGAGACGGCGCCTCCCCCTCCCAGATCGTCAAGCGGGTGGGCGCCGCGGCCGAGGGCACCTACCACATCGTCTCCTCGATCCCCTGGTTCCCCGAGGCGTTGCCAAACCCAAGGATCGCGCGGGAGTTCGTCGACGAGTGGACCAAGCGCGGCCATCCCGGCGAGGGGCTCATGGAGGGGGGCCGGGGTCACGACGGGATCACCACGATCATCGCGGCGATCAAGCTCGCGGGCAAGGACGACGCCGGGATGATCCGCGACGCGCTGTGGCGCGTGTACTTCAGCGGCATCAGCGGTCCCATCAAGTTCGGGAAGGATGGACCGGCCGGGAAGGAGAGCGGTCAGCGCCAGCCCAGCATCTTCGTGGTTCAGATCAGGGACGCGAGGTTGGCGCTCCCGGACTTCGGCGCGAAGAGGTAGACTCGCGCGGCACTCCTGCCCGCTGTCTCACCCCTGACGCCGGCTCGCGCGCCACTCCGCCAGCTCCCTGGCGACAACGGTGGCGCGGCAGTCGGGACAGACGCCGTGGCTGAAGGTGGCCTGCGAGCGCTCCCCGACGTAGGTCTCGATCTGCTCCCAGTAGTTCCGATCGTTGCGAACCTTCTTGCAGTACGCGCAGATCGGCAGCAGCCCGTGAAGCTGCTTGACCTGGCCCAGCGCCATCTCGGCCTCCCGCCGCGCCTGCACCGCCGCCTCGTACAGCCGCGCGTTCTCGATCGCGATCCCCGCCTGGTCGGCCAGCCCCTGCGCCACCGTGACCGCGTCGTCGTCGAACCGATGGCCGCGCGGGCCAAAGACGATGAGGGTGCCCAGCACCCGCGTCCCCATCCTCACCGGCACGCACATGAGGGCCCCGGTCCGGGCCGCCTGCGCCTGCGCCCGGTGCGCCGGCACCAGATAGGGATCCGCCGCCGTGTCCGCCGTCACGTACGGCCGGCCCGTCGCCGCCACCCTCCCGCTGATCGACTCCCCGATCCGGATCCGGTCCCTCGCCATCACCTCCAGCGCCCCCGCCGTCGCCCCCACCCGCCCCAGCCACTCCCCCTCCGCCAGCCGGAACCCCGCCTCCCCCTCGAAAATCTCCGCCGCCGCCTTCGCAATCGACCCCAGCAGCTCCGGCAGGTCCAGCTCCGCCGTCAGCCGACGCGACACCGCCACCAGCGTCCCCACCCGCTGCCGCCGCCCCTCGGACTCCTCCAGCAACCGCGACACCGACGCGTTCGAGGCCTCCAGCTCCCCCCTGGCCGCCTCCAGCGCTGCCGTCCGATCCACCACCCGCTGCTCCAGCCCCTGGTTCAGCCGGAGCAGCTCCCCCTCCGCCCTCTGCCGCCCCGCCTCCGCCCGGATCTGGATCCGGTGCGAGATGCGGACCACCCAGAAGAGGGACAGGTACA is part of the Candidatus Rokuibacteriota bacterium genome and encodes:
- a CDS encoding c-type cytochrome → MGLFRSRLFQSVLVLVVTFAVFRFAIRPPAPWSVITLYMGVVLLALLVYVSSDGDSWRAFVAPLRALLVDDSLMPIRVVAMIVLPLGLGYYAYSQAAATVEAPPELRAVHPAPPASISFRGKPLDIQGLDNPLRKDAAGLKQHAAEGGSIYIKNCMYCHGDNLDGAGPFAHAFNPPPANFQDPGTIAMLQEAYLFWRIAKGGPGLPKESTPWNSVMPAWEDRLSAEEIWKVIVYLYDATGYQPRRWEEGGEPKHSRLAVPVKLAGLPGMGLLTPRAVEAQQVGDPAQGKAVYEKKCLLCHGEKGDGAGPGAPLLEPRPRDFTKGKFKIRTSASGQVPTDADLFRIITEGMPGTTMPGWKGLSEKDRWSLVAYLKTFAPEAFKEAPKRAVLPKEVAASKESLARGKEMFEAIECHKCHGAGGRGDGPSAAELRDDWKHPVRPANLTKPWNFRGGSSTKEIATRLATGLMGTPMPTFIDSVEKPEDIWHVANYVKALGTDKPAFATMLTVRAVAGPIPDDPAAAFWRQQPAAVFPLAGQVIVEPRNVNPSIDTVTVRAVYTGTEIAFHLSWDDPTKSMPDATAKTFADQIALQLAARPAEGSERPYVLMGDGSSPVYLLRWASDAGVGEASASGLGTLAPQTGQAVQATGGAVFADGQYRLVIKRPRVTKDPGDPAFPVGRFLSVAVMAWDGGAGETESKLSFSSWYYLRLEEPGSTTPYLIPPLVVLVAAALELLVVRRARGRASAEPRRPN
- a CDS encoding carboxypeptidase regulatory-like domain-containing protein, translating into MRHWTAVLCAFGLAAALVWAGSTPVTAQGAGSIVGEVKFSGTPPAAKNLKVDKDSEVCGSDKPSEELVVGASKGIKNAVVSLAGAKGPAPKPAQKPALDQKKCHFAPHVLVVPAGAEVDILNSDGILHNLHTFSAANSAINKAQPKFKKVMTEKFDKPEVIKVQCDVHSWMSAWIVVADHPYYSVTDEGGTFKLDNVPPGKHKVEVWHESLGKLSREVEVKAGAPTKVTFELSKK
- a CDS encoding P-loop NTPase — encoded protein: MLKRYRDIAGDGGSNIVGQVEALTGRVRARMARVRRRLAVTSGKGGVGKSMLTTNLAILLAADGWRVGVLDADLNGPCLARMLGIRGPALRLSPEGLHPAEGPLGIKVLSMDLLLREGPVPLVWEAPTQDHSFVWRDTMEATALRELLADTVWGDLDVLLLDLPPGAPRLPALAGLLADLDGALVVTIPSEVSRLVVERAVELARAHAVRLLGLVENMAGHLCPHCGAVGDLFVRDDGPLEVPGLPTLARIPFDPRIAHCADRGRPYAVEHADTAAGLALRALATQVRTLLSPAEAAR
- a CDS encoding PCP reductase family protein, with the translated sequence MKLLCVACNEPMQVSSVEGPEEGSVSVSFGCATCGQRVALLTNPLETQLVRSLGVKIGGQSVGHEPLEVVRASLAPQSQGALHAAEGEAVVWTEEANARLQRLPPMARPMARTAIARYAREHGVTTVTPELMDEYRAHAGF
- a CDS encoding ABC transporter substrate-binding protein → MLVSEGATSRRWVVVPVLAAAVMLTASAPVHAQLQTLPPVRVGVIQPLSGPAATSGTYVRMGAEIARDRLNARGGVLGGRRLELVIEDNKSDPAETASAAERLIVRSKVRVIMGAGDDAMTLAAMPKIEERGVPMVVESASGAPITTRGNPWVFRLSPPPEMQAFGFEPHVGKLGVKRADFLVVNSDRGRSTATAFGDMLKQNGAAVGVTEVMEASATDMSAQLARIKATGSDTLFLASGVEQIALAMKQAHEQRLARRIVTIGDGASPSQIVKRVGAAAEGTYHIVSSIPWFPEALPNPRIAREFVDEWTKRGHPGEGLMEGGRGHDGITTIIAAIKLAGKDDAGMIRDALWRVYFSGISGPIKFGKDGPAGKESGQRQPSIFVVQIRDARLALPDFGAKR
- a CDS encoding GAF domain-containing protein, with product MRLPAWSLLTRFSVLSLGCVLALMGALGWVTSDVLARHMRASEWQTTAQFVRYEASDHGMEQLFIDPALRLDRARIRSALSPLYKLPEVVRVKVWNRDAVVIWAEDEGLIGRRFADNSDLVAALRGQVRVQLKSLQKPENVQEREFFSTLAEVYVPIFAPEDPRSVIGVLEVYKVPERLYEDIRKSRNTIWATTVLGGLLLYLSLFWVVRISHRIQIRAEAGRQRAEGELLRLNQGLEQRVVDRTAALEAARGELEASNASVSRLLEESEGRRQRVGTLVAVSRRLTAELDLPELLGSIAKAAAEIFEGEAGFRLAEGEWLGRVGATAGALEVMARDRIRIGESISGRVAATGRPYVTADTAADPYLVPAHRAQAQAARTGALMCVPVRMGTRVLGTLIVFGPRGHRFDDDAVTVAQGLADQAGIAIENARLYEAAVQARREAEMALGQVKQLHGLLPICAYCKKVRNDRNYWEQIETYVGERSQATFSHGVCPDCRATVVARELAEWRASRRQG